A single Mangrovimonas sp. YM274 DNA region contains:
- a CDS encoding lipocalin family protein, with protein MKKLNLLFAFVTLLFVSCSSDDGNDNPAVITGELAGSWSMVEYNYEGETSYEYMGQSVSSDVVGEAYDIDYVWTFTETPNEVIADGAFGLEVTATSQGESETQDFGMISQYLEGTWEMEGDVITMTSDELIQEFVILEMTETMMKLKSDISDTQNQQGYEVTQTMTTFQTFVREE; from the coding sequence ATGAAAAAACTTAATCTATTGTTTGCATTCGTTACATTGCTATTTGTGTCGTGTTCTAGTGATGATGGTAATGATAATCCTGCTGTTATTACCGGAGAACTTGCAGGGTCTTGGTCCATGGTAGAGTATAACTATGAAGGGGAAACATCCTATGAATATATGGGGCAATCAGTATCCTCTGATGTTGTAGGGGAAGCTTACGACATAGATTACGTTTGGACGTTCACTGAAACTCCTAATGAAGTAATTGCCGATGGTGCTTTTGGGCTTGAGGTAACCGCAACAAGTCAGGGAGAGAGTGAAACTCAAGATTTTGGTATGATTTCACAATATTTAGAAGGAACTTGGGAAATGGAAGGAGATGTAATTACAATGACTAGTGATGAGTTAATACAAGAGTTTGTGATACTAGAAATGACAGAAACAATGATGAAATTGAAAAGTGATATTTCAGATACTCAAAACCAACAAGGTTATGAAGTTACTCAAACAATGACTACTTTTCAAACTTTTGTTAGAGAGGAGTAA